From Bacillota bacterium, the proteins below share one genomic window:
- a CDS encoding sialate O-acetylesterase, whose amino-acid sequence MLRIEQGATDYQVFQRGTNDEAVVAITGACAPEASDVVEAQIVQGESLLHDWSACGQAEGPRWQASVQLKTGGPYTLRFRLRHQPQQTAEVKELLVGDLWVLAGQSNMEGVGDLIDVEQPHPLVHSYTMAESWEAAREPLHWLCCSIDPVHHPEGVPPTSEMHAEWHRTRSKGAGLGLPFAKAMVEATGVPVGLVPCAHGGTSMSQWSPDLAHLGGGSLYGSMLRRVKAVGGKVKGLLWYQGESDANPNDVPLFAERFTRIVESVRADFGDPNLSFYTVQIGRFVVAMPLEGELAWNQAQDVQRRLAEEIPNTAVVASVDLELDDLIHIGTQGLKRLGRRLAHIALRELFGRSDIQKGPRLIGAFVDNPEGTRIRVRFADVNGKLTAPGRVTGFSIRTEENHPYRIIYKMEVDKASPTDILLHLTEPCPQNAYLWYGFGIDPYCNVVDEADMAVPVFGPVSIQR is encoded by the coding sequence ATGTTGCGGATAGAGCAGGGGGCGACCGATTATCAGGTCTTCCAGCGCGGTACGAATGACGAGGCTGTTGTGGCTATCACCGGCGCCTGCGCGCCAGAGGCATCGGATGTGGTGGAAGCACAAATCGTGCAGGGCGAGAGCCTGTTGCACGACTGGAGTGCGTGCGGACAAGCGGAAGGTCCGCGATGGCAAGCATCGGTGCAGTTGAAGACAGGCGGACCCTATACCCTGCGCTTTCGCCTGCGTCACCAGCCGCAGCAAACTGCCGAAGTCAAGGAACTGCTGGTGGGCGACCTGTGGGTGCTTGCGGGGCAGTCGAATATGGAAGGGGTCGGCGATTTGATAGATGTGGAGCAACCCCACCCGCTGGTGCACAGCTACACCATGGCGGAAAGCTGGGAAGCGGCGCGGGAACCGCTTCACTGGCTGTGCTGTTCCATAGACCCGGTGCATCATCCGGAAGGCGTACCGCCTACTTCCGAAATGCACGCCGAGTGGCACCGCACCCGCAGCAAGGGCGCAGGACTGGGTTTACCGTTTGCGAAAGCGATGGTGGAAGCCACCGGTGTGCCAGTAGGGCTGGTTCCCTGTGCGCATGGCGGCACGTCTATGTCGCAATGGAGCCCGGACCTGGCGCATCTGGGCGGAGGGTCGCTGTACGGTTCGATGCTGCGGCGAGTCAAGGCGGTAGGGGGTAAAGTGAAGGGGCTGCTGTGGTATCAGGGGGAAAGCGACGCCAACCCCAACGATGTCCCTCTTTTCGCGGAGCGGTTCACCCGCATCGTGGAAAGCGTTCGCGCCGATTTTGGCGACCCCAACCTGTCCTTCTATACGGTGCAAATCGGGCGGTTTGTCGTCGCCATGCCCCTAGAGGGGGAGCTCGCGTGGAATCAGGCACAAGACGTACAGCGCAGGCTCGCAGAGGAGATACCGAATACCGCCGTGGTGGCGTCGGTAGACCTGGAACTGGACGACCTGATACATATCGGCACGCAGGGTCTGAAGCGTCTCGGCAGGCGTCTGGCACATATCGCCCTGAGGGAACTGTTCGGGCGAAGCGACATTCAGAAGGGACCTCGCCTGATAGGGGCTTTTGTGGACAATCCGGAAGGCACTCGCATCCGCGTGCGCTTTGCGGACGTGAACGGCAAACTCACCGCGCCCGGACGGGTGACGGGCTTCTCCATCCGCACCGAAGAAAACCATCCATACCGTATCATTTACAAGATGGAGGTGGACAAAGCTTCGCCGACGGACATCCTGCTGCATCTGACCGAGCCCTGTCCGCAGAACGCTTATCTGTGGTACGGCTTTGGCATCGACCCATACTGCAATGTGGTCGATGAGGCGGACATGGCAGTGCCGGTGTTCGGTCCTGTGTCTATTCAGCGTTAG